A genomic stretch from Vibrio coralliilyticus includes:
- a CDS encoding TonB-dependent siderophore receptor, producing MNRQFLLSPACLAVAFALSAGAVNAAEDETVVVIGQEHDSAVGPDFSYLGQKSRTATKTDLAIHETPRAVSVVTREQMDDRASISISDALQYTPGIQANFYGEDNKQDWFVIRGFTQANNGLYQDGTRLYSAGFYSWQIDPFALERVEILRGPASVLYGQNPPGGLINTVSKRPQFDGGSGQVAVEYGSYDRTQISLDVNRELNEDVAFRLVAMGRKNGTKVDNVDAERILIAPSLAWNINDSSSITFLTSYQKDDSDPYLQFLPMEGTLTSNPNGTISDDVAVGNPDWEKFEREQLSLGYEFEHQFNSALSFGQSARYSRMDIDLRQIYANGYAADSDLGAFLDPTNSRQTIVRGVTTEQGHSDAFNIDNRVVYSFNTGKLSHTLLAGADYQSIKIDSKDFAGKDPIVADGNGTVNIPAYGIGDIADPSFNIFNPSYTNNVVLLDSNSIPFPELNESDMQTTITKNSQLGLYIQDQIRYQNWVLQAGVRYDDTSNEQSNQSTGNTYKADYKEWTSSAAVAYVMSHGFTPYFSYSQSFEPVIKTVNDQAANPERGEAFEAGVKYQPRSFDGYFNLSVYEATKKDVVQSVNSEIKQIGEIRNRGMELGAVANVTQALTLIGNLSYVDSEIKDDTNSAIIGNQPQQVADTTASAWAKYQFFGGTFDGLSIGGGVRYTSDSYAGNDNANTVPSYTLYDATVSYRIDDYKFQVAAKNIFDKKYIATCTGNTWCYYGDSRNVIASLSYDW from the coding sequence ATGAATCGGCAGTTTTTGCTGAGCCCAGCTTGTTTGGCAGTCGCGTTCGCTCTATCTGCTGGTGCAGTAAACGCAGCAGAAGACGAAACAGTAGTGGTAATCGGTCAAGAGCACGACAGTGCTGTAGGCCCAGATTTTAGTTACCTAGGCCAAAAAAGTCGTACAGCGACTAAAACAGATTTAGCAATCCATGAAACACCACGGGCGGTTTCAGTGGTTACTCGCGAGCAGATGGATGACCGCGCGTCAATCAGCATCTCAGACGCACTTCAGTATACGCCAGGTATTCAAGCTAATTTTTATGGTGAGGATAACAAACAAGATTGGTTTGTTATTCGTGGTTTCACGCAAGCAAATAATGGGCTTTACCAAGATGGCACACGTCTATATTCAGCAGGTTTCTACAGTTGGCAAATTGACCCGTTTGCTCTAGAGCGAGTTGAAATTCTTCGTGGTCCTGCATCTGTTCTGTACGGACAAAACCCACCGGGTGGTTTGATCAATACCGTCAGCAAACGCCCTCAATTTGATGGCGGCTCAGGTCAAGTTGCGGTTGAGTATGGTTCGTATGATAGAACTCAGATTAGCTTGGATGTTAACCGTGAACTCAATGAAGATGTTGCTTTCCGTCTTGTCGCTATGGGCCGAAAGAATGGTACCAAAGTCGACAATGTCGATGCCGAACGTATTTTAATAGCGCCGTCTCTAGCGTGGAACATTAACGACAGCAGTAGCATTACCTTCCTAACTAGCTATCAAAAAGATGATTCTGATCCGTATCTACAGTTTTTACCAATGGAAGGGACCTTAACGAGTAACCCTAATGGCACAATCTCAGATGATGTTGCAGTAGGAAACCCTGACTGGGAAAAGTTTGAACGAGAACAGCTTTCTTTGGGTTACGAGTTTGAGCATCAGTTCAATAGCGCTTTGAGCTTTGGTCAATCTGCTCGTTATAGCCGTATGGATATCGACTTGCGTCAGATTTATGCAAATGGCTACGCTGCTGATTCTGATCTTGGTGCATTTCTAGATCCAACAAATTCAAGACAGACAATTGTTCGAGGCGTTACAACTGAACAAGGTCACTCAGATGCATTTAATATTGATAATCGCGTTGTTTATAGCTTCAACACCGGAAAGCTGTCTCATACACTTCTAGCGGGTGCTGATTATCAAAGTATAAAAATAGATAGCAAAGATTTTGCGGGTAAGGATCCTATCGTTGCGGATGGTAATGGAACTGTGAATATCCCTGCCTATGGCATTGGTGACATTGCGGATCCATCGTTCAACATCTTTAATCCAAGCTATACAAACAATGTGGTGCTGCTCGACAGTAACTCAATTCCTTTTCCTGAATTGAATGAATCAGATATGCAGACCACAATCACTAAAAACAGTCAGCTCGGCCTATATATACAAGATCAGATCAGATATCAAAATTGGGTATTACAAGCTGGTGTAAGATATGATGACACGTCAAATGAACAGAGTAATCAATCTACAGGAAATACTTATAAAGCAGACTATAAAGAATGGACATCAAGCGCTGCTGTTGCTTATGTGATGAGCCATGGATTTACTCCTTACTTCAGTTATTCTCAATCATTTGAACCTGTAATTAAAACAGTTAACGACCAAGCTGCAAATCCTGAGCGTGGTGAAGCTTTTGAAGCGGGTGTTAAGTATCAACCGAGAAGCTTTGATGGTTACTTTAACCTTTCTGTCTATGAAGCAACTAAAAAGGATGTTGTCCAATCGGTTAATTCGGAAATCAAGCAAATCGGGGAAATCCGTAACCGAGGAATGGAATTGGGTGCGGTCGCCAATGTTACTCAAGCTTTGACATTAATTGGTAACTTGTCCTACGTTGATTCTGAAATCAAAGATGATACAAACTCGGCCATAATAGGTAATCAGCCCCAGCAAGTGGCGGATACTACAGCTTCGGCTTGGGCTAAATACCAATTCTTTGGTGGTACCTTTGACGGTCTCAGTATAGGTGGTGGTGTACGTTATACAAGTGATAGCTATGCTGGAAATGATAATGCAAATACTGTCCCTTCTTATACACTTTACGATGCAACGGTTAGCTACCGAATTGATGACTATAAATTCCAAGTTGCCGCGAAGAACATCTTTGACAAAAAATACATAGCAACTTGTACGGGTAATACTTGGTGTTACTACGGTGACAGCCGCAATGTTATCGCGAGTCTGAGCTATGACTGGTAA
- a CDS encoding non-ribosomal peptide synthetase, protein MTQESNSKAQQKPKIDKFALAKRFLNLGEQEQAKFIALLDAKGMSFEKLPIVSAEEVRDVPLSPAQKRLWDIYQLDAGNSAYHISGGFELTGDLSTDKMELALAEVMSKHHALRTRFVVSGQGEPKQYVDQHCIAHVELKDARHLTESQLGEWTAEFIAKPFDLLHEMPVRMACIRASEDKNHVIIVMHHIVSDGWSIGLFMRDLVTAYQGESLEPLSIQYSDFSVWQDALLKAGKGDEDLQFWQQELGEKQPQKLFEWTGDIAPNQRREAQQVSLKFDGNVSERIARLARQNNVTTSSFWLAIWQAALFKLTGRNDINIGMPMANRTRPEVSDVIGFFVNTNVVAQDIQPEQSFGQIMTRAHNKVLEIQEHQLLPFDRVVSSLLAERLVGETPYFQVLFNHQVNQTESVEFAPGVAAKPLALKGNFALFDVALDVLESSSGTQVTLTYAKDRIDPEMMASLTSTLNLLVSQAEQNLNTPLAALNSLDQAQLARLSQLSQPEGEWRYLPVTELFDLQGIEQPSAIALKHGQQSVSFKQLEEKSNQLANQLVEQGVVRDQAVGVLFERGNDMIIAMIAIMKAGGAFLPLDPDYPTDRLAYMIEDSAASLVISDKSLRSRWEEIDSHVLSHADPAASVSPLYMDALDWQGLSKAKPEVELLPEQLAYIIYTSGSTGKPKGVAIAHDGLSMHVQTIGTQYGMTQDDVELHFASISFDGAVERWTVPLAFGSRLVIRDQQLWSAEKTCEVLKQEGITIACFPPSYVGPLLDWIETTQPKLNVRSWTLGGEAFTRETYDRLQSVVNPPRIINGYGPTETVVTPMIWRAYPHDKLTSAYAPIGQPVGARRLYVLDGLLNQVAEGAVGELYIGEEVGLARGYLGKPDMTSERFIPDPFTNNGERMYRTGDLVRWREDGVMEYFGRVDQQIKIRGFRIELGEIESRLQQISGVETCVVAAHRHGSMTHLVGYLHGADANKADSVSILSELAEHLPEYMVPAHLVVLDDLPLTPAGKVDRKALPEPEFKSELSQGLPPEGEKETLLAEIWQELLGINSVSREDSFFALGGDSILSLQLVSKLKLAGLNVSPKQVFQAPVLSELAQVLEAAVEQEQRELPKEPFGLMPIQAHFMAQNFAQPNNWNQHVCVELKQDMDIQALGTALKGLVEHHPALRLSFSQNEGKWQQQYVENVSHDLLWKTQLNSLEAFEVFAHELQTSLDIEAGRLIQAGYAQIEGQKSRFMIVIHHLAVDGVSWRVLMDDLWRAYQQTLSSDENSTKTVELPPVYTSLDMAVDSLNTWALTEKGKARKAVWNEQAFHAENTHAKATYGNKRSLKVELSREVTSDLLSCENITVELVSALTAIVGSNEDGQSVYLESHGRDESVFEGLDLSRMVGWMTSLYPMTLNTSDSRDDIAERMALLNQDSGIGYGLRYLEDEPQEQTAELTFNYLGQYQGNSFAHWCQPVSSNSRDQADDNTMLTPLVINAQVVDGVLSADFEYATSHYSQSDIETKANAWKEKLELTHSASKSQKGEAIAAKADLKLIEKLNTDVDGIAPVFCIHPVTGRTVGYQKLAQALAGIRTVYGVQSQSFVYPNRFDISFSAMADTYCATIRQIQPSGPYTLIGWSLGGALCQEVAARLEAAGESVAFLGLLDCYVPGTEIAEDQWESPKAKAKLIEHLELLLGKLSEGQKQTCLAGFDQSSPDQWPNVFSSWLAEQNFDHYLSESAQQMLYSWAVEQHMRALCHEYQLPEINTKPTAYWAGQPEGRHNLLSSELSKVNTQLSSEVLDTDHLGIVQDSVLIDKLRHLLIINTL, encoded by the coding sequence ATGACCCAAGAATCAAATTCAAAAGCACAACAAAAACCAAAAATAGACAAATTTGCATTAGCAAAACGTTTTCTAAACCTTGGCGAGCAAGAGCAGGCGAAATTTATCGCTCTGCTTGATGCCAAAGGAATGAGCTTTGAAAAGCTACCGATTGTCTCAGCAGAAGAGGTGCGTGATGTGCCTCTTTCTCCGGCGCAGAAACGACTTTGGGACATCTACCAGCTTGATGCTGGTAATAGTGCTTACCATATCAGTGGTGGTTTTGAGCTCACTGGTGATCTCTCTACCGACAAAATGGAACTGGCGCTTGCTGAAGTCATGAGCAAGCACCACGCCTTGAGAACACGCTTTGTTGTTTCAGGCCAAGGCGAGCCGAAGCAATATGTTGACCAGCACTGTATTGCTCACGTTGAGCTTAAAGATGCTAGGCACTTAACGGAAAGTCAGCTGGGCGAATGGACTGCGGAATTTATCGCTAAGCCGTTTGATTTGCTTCATGAGATGCCAGTGCGAATGGCGTGTATTCGTGCATCTGAAGACAAAAACCATGTGATCATCGTGATGCACCATATTGTGTCTGACGGCTGGTCTATCGGATTATTTATGCGGGATCTGGTCACCGCCTATCAGGGTGAGTCTCTAGAGCCATTGAGTATCCAGTACAGTGATTTTTCTGTCTGGCAGGATGCACTACTAAAAGCGGGCAAAGGGGACGAGGATCTTCAATTCTGGCAGCAAGAGCTGGGTGAGAAGCAGCCGCAAAAATTGTTTGAGTGGACGGGCGATATTGCACCTAATCAGCGTCGAGAAGCACAGCAGGTAAGCCTAAAATTTGACGGTAATGTTTCTGAACGCATTGCACGCCTTGCAAGGCAAAATAACGTCACCACTTCGAGTTTTTGGCTAGCCATTTGGCAGGCAGCGCTGTTCAAGTTGACAGGACGTAACGATATCAATATTGGTATGCCAATGGCTAACCGCACCCGACCAGAGGTATCTGACGTTATTGGCTTTTTCGTAAACACTAATGTGGTTGCGCAAGACATACAACCTGAGCAGAGCTTTGGTCAAATCATGACTAGAGCTCACAACAAAGTGCTGGAGATTCAGGAACACCAGCTATTGCCGTTTGATCGTGTGGTTTCTTCATTGTTGGCGGAAAGGTTGGTTGGCGAAACACCTTACTTTCAAGTGTTGTTTAATCATCAGGTCAATCAAACCGAGTCGGTCGAGTTTGCTCCGGGTGTGGCAGCAAAGCCTCTGGCACTTAAAGGCAACTTCGCATTGTTTGATGTAGCTTTGGATGTGTTGGAATCTTCGAGTGGTACTCAGGTAACGCTGACTTACGCAAAAGATCGTATCGACCCCGAGATGATGGCTTCGCTTACTAGCACTCTGAACCTGTTGGTCTCGCAAGCAGAACAAAACCTGAATACACCATTGGCTGCGCTTAACTCACTGGATCAGGCTCAACTCGCCAGATTATCGCAACTGTCGCAGCCAGAAGGTGAATGGCGTTATCTACCCGTCACTGAGTTGTTCGATCTTCAGGGTATTGAGCAACCGTCAGCCATTGCATTAAAACATGGTCAGCAAAGTGTCTCGTTTAAACAGCTGGAAGAAAAATCGAACCAGCTAGCGAATCAGTTAGTGGAACAGGGTGTCGTTCGCGATCAAGCTGTGGGCGTTCTTTTTGAGCGCGGCAACGATATGATCATAGCGATGATCGCCATTATGAAGGCTGGTGGGGCGTTTCTACCACTTGACCCTGATTATCCGACCGACCGATTGGCTTACATGATCGAGGATTCTGCTGCGAGCTTGGTCATCAGCGATAAATCATTGCGCTCACGTTGGGAAGAGATTGATTCACACGTCCTCTCACATGCGGATCCGGCGGCTTCGGTTTCACCGCTTTATATGGATGCGCTAGATTGGCAAGGCCTATCAAAAGCCAAGCCAGAAGTAGAACTCTTGCCAGAGCAGTTGGCTTACATCATCTATACATCAGGGTCGACGGGTAAACCTAAAGGTGTGGCGATTGCCCATGATGGCCTGAGTATGCATGTCCAGACGATTGGTACTCAATATGGGATGACGCAAGATGACGTTGAACTTCACTTTGCTTCAATCAGTTTTGATGGGGCGGTAGAGCGCTGGACAGTGCCTTTGGCGTTTGGTTCTCGCTTGGTGATTCGCGATCAGCAACTGTGGAGTGCAGAGAAGACCTGTGAAGTCCTCAAGCAAGAAGGGATTACGATAGCCTGTTTCCCTCCAAGTTATGTCGGTCCTTTATTGGACTGGATTGAGACGACTCAGCCTAAGTTGAATGTACGCTCTTGGACTTTGGGTGGTGAAGCCTTTACCCGTGAAACCTATGACCGCCTTCAGTCAGTCGTAAATCCACCACGTATTATCAACGGCTATGGGCCAACAGAAACTGTGGTGACACCAATGATTTGGCGTGCTTACCCACACGATAAGCTGACCAGTGCCTATGCACCTATCGGTCAACCTGTTGGGGCTCGTAGACTTTATGTGTTAGATGGTTTGCTTAACCAAGTTGCCGAAGGCGCAGTCGGGGAGTTGTACATTGGTGAAGAAGTCGGCTTGGCACGCGGGTATCTGGGCAAGCCGGATATGACCTCAGAAAGGTTTATTCCGGATCCATTTACCAATAATGGCGAGCGTATGTATCGCACTGGTGATTTAGTTCGTTGGCGGGAAGACGGTGTCATGGAGTATTTTGGCCGTGTTGACCAACAGATAAAAATCCGTGGATTCAGAATTGAGCTGGGTGAGATCGAATCAAGGCTTCAGCAAATATCCGGTGTCGAGACTTGCGTGGTTGCGGCGCATCGTCATGGCTCTATGACCCATCTTGTGGGGTACCTGCATGGCGCTGATGCAAACAAGGCTGATAGCGTTTCGATATTGTCTGAGCTTGCAGAGCATCTGCCTGAGTATATGGTACCAGCACATCTCGTGGTGCTAGATGATTTGCCGTTAACTCCAGCAGGTAAGGTGGATAGAAAAGCGCTGCCGGAACCAGAATTCAAATCTGAGTTGTCGCAAGGTTTGCCACCGGAAGGTGAGAAAGAAACTCTCCTTGCTGAGATTTGGCAAGAGCTACTGGGTATTAATTCTGTCAGCCGAGAAGATAGCTTCTTTGCGTTAGGTGGGGACTCCATATTGAGCCTTCAGCTAGTGAGCAAATTGAAACTGGCAGGTCTCAACGTATCTCCAAAGCAAGTATTCCAAGCGCCAGTGCTGAGCGAGTTAGCACAAGTACTTGAAGCAGCGGTTGAGCAAGAGCAAAGAGAGTTGCCAAAAGAACCATTTGGTCTTATGCCAATTCAGGCTCATTTCATGGCGCAAAACTTTGCTCAGCCAAATAACTGGAACCAGCATGTGTGTGTTGAGTTGAAGCAGGATATGGATATTCAGGCACTGGGGACTGCGCTTAAAGGGTTAGTAGAGCACCATCCTGCGTTGAGATTGTCGTTTTCTCAAAATGAGGGTAAATGGCAGCAGCAATACGTAGAGAATGTCTCCCATGATCTTCTATGGAAAACTCAGCTAAACAGCTTAGAAGCATTCGAAGTGTTTGCTCACGAGTTGCAAACAAGCCTTGATATAGAAGCAGGCCGACTGATTCAGGCAGGCTACGCTCAAATCGAGGGGCAGAAATCTCGCTTTATGATAGTAATTCATCACCTAGCTGTAGATGGCGTCTCATGGCGAGTCCTTATGGATGACTTATGGCGTGCTTATCAGCAAACACTTTCTAGTGACGAAAACTCAACGAAAACAGTTGAGCTACCACCTGTTTACACCTCTCTGGATATGGCAGTGGATAGCCTCAACACATGGGCATTAACAGAAAAAGGCAAAGCTAGGAAAGCCGTTTGGAACGAACAAGCTTTCCACGCAGAAAATACACACGCTAAAGCAACTTATGGCAACAAGCGCTCACTAAAAGTTGAGCTAAGCCGTGAGGTGACGTCGGATTTACTAAGCTGTGAAAACATCACAGTTGAACTTGTTTCTGCTTTAACAGCAATTGTGGGAAGCAACGAAGATGGTCAAAGCGTGTATCTAGAAAGTCATGGTCGTGACGAGTCTGTCTTTGAAGGGCTAGATCTTAGCCGCATGGTGGGCTGGATGACGAGCCTATATCCGATGACTTTGAATACCTCAGATTCTCGAGACGATATCGCCGAGCGCATGGCGCTATTGAACCAAGATTCAGGCATTGGCTATGGACTGCGCTACTTAGAGGATGAGCCTCAAGAACAAACTGCGGAGCTTACATTCAATTACTTGGGGCAGTATCAAGGCAATAGTTTTGCTCATTGGTGCCAACCAGTGTCGTCAAACTCGCGTGATCAAGCAGATGATAATACTATGTTGACGCCTTTGGTCATCAATGCCCAAGTTGTGGATGGTGTATTGAGCGCTGATTTTGAATATGCAACGAGTCATTATTCGCAATCAGATATCGAGACCAAAGCCAATGCATGGAAAGAAAAACTTGAATTAACACACTCGGCATCTAAATCGCAAAAAGGTGAGGCGATAGCAGCCAAAGCTGACCTCAAATTGATCGAAAAGCTTAATACCGATGTTGACGGGATTGCACCTGTATTCTGCATTCACCCAGTGACAGGCAGAACAGTTGGCTATCAGAAACTGGCTCAAGCATTAGCGGGCATACGCACCGTTTATGGTGTTCAGTCTCAAAGTTTCGTCTATCCAAATCGCTTTGACATTTCGTTTAGCGCAATGGCTGATACTTATTGCGCGACTATTCGTCAAATACAGCCATCAGGACCTTACACATTGATTGGTTGGTCGCTCGGCGGCGCGCTCTGTCAGGAAGTCGCAGCTCGCCTTGAAGCAGCCGGCGAAAGTGTCGCTTTCCTCGGGTTATTGGACTGCTATGTGCCGGGCACTGAAATTGCCGAAGATCAATGGGAATCACCGAAAGCAAAAGCCAAGCTGATTGAACATCTAGAATTGCTCTTGGGTAAGTTGTCGGAAGGGCAAAAGCAAACATGCCTTGCAGGATTTGATCAATCATCCCCCGATCAATGGCCAAACGTATTCTCATCTTGGTTGGCTGAACAAAACTTCGATCACTATCTATCTGAAAGTGCACAGCAAATGCTGTATAGCTGGGCGGTAGAGCAGCACATGAGAGCGCTGTGTCATGAGTATCAGTTACCAGAAATTAATACCAAACCAACCGCATATTGGGCTGGGCAACCTGAAGGCCGACACAATCTGTTGAGTTCGGAGCTGTCAAAAGTTAACACCCAGCTAAGCAGCGAAGTGTTGGATACAGATCATTTAGGGATAGTGCAAGACAGTGTCCTGATAGATAAATTACGTCACTTATTAATAATCAATACATTATAG
- a CDS encoding DUF2127 domain-containing protein, with the protein MSLGLWKGLRWTEWLALIGCVIHVPFEVYGLIHHPGIIGAVILIVNLLIIAYIARTLQAKPELVIQS; encoded by the coding sequence ATGAGCTTAGGCTTATGGAAAGGGCTTCGTTGGACGGAGTGGCTAGCACTGATCGGCTGTGTCATCCACGTGCCTTTCGAAGTGTATGGCCTGATTCATCATCCGGGTATAATTGGAGCTGTGATACTTATCGTTAATCTCTTGATCATTGCCTATATTGCAAGAACGTTACAAGCCAAGCCTGAATTAGTTATACAAAGTTAG
- a CDS encoding GNAT family N-acetyltransferase, with protein sequence MTGNRDTHNTLPFGQSIQQQGDTCCVEMPSGQLTLSKESGGYWRVTSSAINDKEVVQAFVLMLEHRTDIRCIDLGEFTFSSLNDITHVTGEGICLVWRETLLQLPELWLKQQRRAIPHKQILASNGYHPLRPRPQKGELYSRYIPELEQTLSLVGLDVEQHAELFSKWQNSERVAAFWEQTGTLEEHKAYLEEQLVNDKNQLLIVCLNNEPFAYIEAYWTKEDRIAPYYAAGDYDRGIHMLVGEEHHRGSHKVAAWLPSVCHFLYLSDPRTEKIVSEPRADNAKMIGYLQKFGFAKLKEFDFPHKRAALMCQLRDTFFSDCF encoded by the coding sequence ATGACTGGTAACCGTGATACCCACAATACTCTGCCCTTTGGGCAGAGTATTCAGCAACAAGGGGATACATGTTGCGTTGAGATGCCAAGTGGTCAGTTAACACTTAGCAAGGAAAGTGGCGGTTATTGGCGTGTGACCAGCAGTGCCATCAATGATAAGGAAGTGGTTCAAGCTTTTGTCCTTATGCTTGAACACCGAACGGATATACGTTGTATTGACCTTGGCGAGTTTACTTTCTCATCGTTAAACGACATCACTCATGTCACAGGTGAAGGTATTTGTCTGGTATGGCGAGAAACTTTACTGCAGTTGCCAGAACTGTGGCTAAAACAGCAGCGTCGCGCTATTCCACATAAGCAAATTCTCGCTTCCAATGGCTACCATCCTCTTCGCCCAAGACCTCAAAAAGGTGAGCTATACAGCCGCTATATTCCAGAATTAGAGCAGACGCTGTCTCTGGTTGGGCTTGATGTAGAGCAACACGCAGAGCTGTTTTCCAAATGGCAAAACAGTGAACGAGTGGCCGCGTTTTGGGAGCAGACAGGTACTTTAGAAGAGCATAAAGCTTATCTAGAGGAGCAGTTGGTCAATGATAAAAACCAGCTATTGATTGTATGCCTTAATAACGAACCCTTTGCCTACATTGAAGCCTATTGGACAAAAGAAGATCGCATCGCGCCGTATTATGCAGCAGGCGATTACGACCGCGGTATTCATATGCTTGTTGGTGAAGAGCATCACCGTGGCAGTCATAAGGTGGCCGCTTGGCTTCCTTCAGTATGCCACTTCCTTTACCTGTCCGATCCTAGGACAGAGAAAATCGTTAGCGAACCAAGAGCAGATAACGCCAAGATGATTGGTTATCTGCAGAAATTCGGTTTCGCCAAATTAAAAGAATTCGACTTCCCTCATAAGAGGGCAGCTCTAATGTGTCAGTTGAGAGATACCTTCTTTAGCGATTGCTTTTAG
- a CDS encoding lysine N(6)-hydroxylase/L-ornithine N(5)-oxygenase family protein — protein sequence MTDQIKEYDVLGVGFGPANLSIAIALEETAQNQELSYCFLEQKSHFEWHGGMLLDGTRMQISCLKDLVTLRNPTSPYSFVNYLHSHDRLSSFINLGSLHPSRVEFNDYLTWVANQFDSVVTYGQRVIDIEPIEVDGEITKVRVISTDINGNQTVRIAKNLLIGMGGMPKLPDLFSGLNDEKVIHSSKYKVWREQFNAGTETTKIAVVGAGQSAAEIFVDLTNRYEEGEVHLVNRNFALHPADDSAFVNEIFDPEFTDHVYKSTDEERKTILSRFNGTNYSVVDTEELSAIYERLYLQRVTGEGKHQHLRCHDIQEVGQKEGKIALRYNDRIHSEQNWHDYDAVVLATGYRYDQFNQMLNKLEPLMSDKQVERHYRLPMQESCKVNVFLQGCCESSHGLSDTLLSVLAVRSKEIVDSLFANFETEKVAEEA from the coding sequence ATGACAGACCAGATTAAGGAATACGATGTGCTTGGCGTGGGCTTTGGCCCTGCTAACTTATCAATTGCGATTGCGTTAGAAGAAACGGCGCAGAACCAAGAATTAAGCTACTGCTTCCTAGAGCAGAAATCTCATTTCGAATGGCATGGTGGCATGTTGCTAGATGGCACTCGAATGCAGATTTCTTGTTTGAAAGATTTGGTGACGCTGCGCAATCCAACCAGCCCTTATTCCTTTGTGAACTACCTACATTCACATGACCGCTTAAGTTCATTCATCAACTTGGGCTCTTTGCACCCTTCACGCGTCGAATTCAATGACTACCTGACTTGGGTTGCAAACCAGTTTGATTCTGTCGTGACTTATGGACAACGCGTTATCGACATCGAACCGATTGAAGTTGATGGCGAAATTACCAAAGTTCGCGTTATTTCAACGGATATCAATGGCAACCAAACAGTACGTATTGCGAAAAACCTATTGATTGGTATGGGTGGTATGCCGAAACTTCCAGACCTGTTTAGCGGCCTGAATGACGAGAAGGTGATCCACTCATCGAAATACAAGGTGTGGCGTGAGCAGTTTAATGCTGGTACGGAAACGACTAAGATTGCGGTTGTCGGTGCAGGTCAAAGTGCTGCCGAGATCTTCGTTGACCTGACAAACCGTTATGAAGAAGGTGAAGTTCACTTAGTTAACCGTAATTTTGCTCTACACCCAGCGGATGACAGCGCATTCGTAAACGAGATCTTTGACCCTGAATTTACGGACCACGTATATAAGAGCACTGATGAAGAGCGTAAAACCATCCTTTCTCGCTTCAATGGCACAAACTATTCAGTAGTCGATACAGAAGAGCTTAGCGCGATTTATGAGCGTCTATACCTTCAGCGCGTGACTGGCGAAGGCAAGCACCAACATCTACGTTGTCACGATATTCAAGAAGTAGGGCAGAAAGAAGGTAAGATTGCGCTTCGTTATAATGATCGCATTCATAGCGAGCAAAACTGGCACGACTACGATGCGGTTGTCCTTGCTACTGGCTATCGTTACGACCAGTTCAACCAAATGTTGAACAAACTAGAACCACTAATGTCGGATAAGCAGGTTGAGCGTCATTATCGTCTACCAATGCAGGAATCTTGCAAAGTGAACGTATTCCTTCAAGGTTGCTGTGAATCATCACATGGTCTGAGCGATACTTTGCTTTCTGTTCTGGCAGTACGTTCGAAAGAGATTGTTGACTCGCTATTCGCCAACTTTGAAACAGAAAAAGTCGCAGAAGAAGCTTAA